One window from the genome of Bacillus tianshenii encodes:
- a CDS encoding pyruvate oxidase, producing MFNKRTGEIVVDRLKEWGVDHVYGLPGDSINELIEDLRKAKDDINFIQVRHEEVGALAAASYGKLTGRLGVCLSIAGPGAVHLMNGLYDAKADGAPVLVLVGQVDSNLIGTDAFQEINLERMFDDVAVYKKRVVSEEQLPDLMNQAIRTAYAKKGVSVLILPDDIIAREMKVEVPLTSSVKPKINLSPAASDLEKAVEMIDAADRPVILAGKGALKAREELLELTEVTGAPVIVSLPGKGAIPDTHPSCLGHLGQIGTKPSYHAMQETDLLIMVGTSFPYREFLPKEARAVQIDLDPTQIGKRYPIDLGLVGDAKQTLHWINGRISRKRDRSFLEKYQEKMQEWNHELTIQEERQEAPLQGPQVIHQLQKTIEKDAILSVDVGNVTVWMARHFKMDHHKMVISSSMATMGCGLPGAIAAKIAEPERQVVAVCGDGGFSMVMQDFITAVKYKLPIIVVILNNEKIGMIKYEQEAMGHLEYVTELGGMNFAAFAESCGGEGYRAHNYEELVSAFQKASFTSKPVIIDVEIEEIPPLPGKIGYSQAANYTKFMIKKYFADGKIELPSVKKSMKRLF from the coding sequence TTGTTTAATAAGCGAACAGGAGAAATTGTAGTAGATCGATTGAAAGAATGGGGCGTAGATCACGTATATGGACTACCCGGTGATTCGATTAATGAGTTAATTGAAGACTTACGCAAAGCAAAAGATGATATTAATTTTATTCAAGTAAGGCATGAAGAAGTCGGGGCGCTTGCTGCTGCTTCATATGGAAAGCTGACAGGTAGGCTTGGTGTGTGTCTGTCGATTGCAGGTCCTGGTGCTGTTCATCTTATGAACGGCCTGTATGATGCGAAAGCGGATGGTGCACCTGTGTTAGTGCTGGTAGGTCAAGTTGACAGTAACTTGATTGGTACAGATGCCTTTCAGGAGATAAACCTTGAACGAATGTTTGACGATGTAGCTGTGTATAAGAAACGAGTTGTATCAGAAGAGCAGCTACCTGACTTAATGAACCAAGCGATTCGGACAGCATATGCGAAGAAAGGTGTCTCAGTGCTTATTTTGCCTGATGATATTATTGCGCGGGAAATGAAAGTTGAAGTTCCACTAACGTCGTCTGTTAAGCCAAAAATCAACCTATCACCGGCTGCATCAGACTTAGAGAAAGCAGTGGAAATGATTGATGCAGCAGACAGGCCAGTTATTCTTGCCGGAAAAGGCGCATTAAAAGCACGTGAAGAACTATTAGAGCTGACAGAGGTAACGGGAGCTCCAGTTATTGTATCCTTGCCGGGTAAAGGAGCTATTCCAGATACTCATCCATCTTGCTTAGGGCACCTAGGACAAATTGGTACGAAGCCTTCTTATCATGCCATGCAAGAAACAGACTTACTTATAATGGTAGGTACGTCCTTTCCATACCGAGAATTTCTGCCGAAAGAAGCAAGAGCTGTGCAAATTGACTTAGACCCGACTCAAATTGGGAAGCGCTACCCGATTGATCTCGGGCTCGTTGGTGATGCGAAGCAGACATTACATTGGATAAACGGCCGAATTAGTCGTAAACGAGATCGCTCATTCCTTGAGAAGTATCAAGAAAAGATGCAGGAATGGAATCATGAACTGACAATACAGGAAGAAAGACAAGAGGCACCTTTACAAGGACCGCAAGTAATTCATCAATTGCAAAAGACAATTGAAAAAGATGCCATCCTTTCTGTTGATGTAGGGAATGTAACTGTATGGATGGCACGTCACTTTAAGATGGATCATCATAAAATGGTGATTTCAAGCTCAATGGCCACGATGGGATGTGGACTTCCAGGTGCGATTGCCGCGAAAATTGCTGAACCTGAACGACAAGTTGTTGCAGTATGTGGAGACGGTGGGTTTTCAATGGTGATGCAGGATTTCATCACGGCTGTGAAATATAAGCTTCCAATCATCGTCGTTATCTTAAATAATGAAAAGATCGGAATGATTAAGTATGAACAGGAAGCGATGGGACACTTGGAATATGTGACAGAGCTAGGTGGTATGAACTTTGCTGCCTTTGCAGAAAGCTGTGGTGGAGAAGGCTACCGCGCACATAATTATGAAGAGCTTGTTTCAGCCTTCCAAAAAGCCTCCTTCACAAGCAAGCCTGTCATCATCGATGTTGAAATCGAAGAAATCCCGCCATTACCAGGTAAGATCGGATATTCTCAAGCGGCCAATTATACAAAATTTATGATTAAAAAATATTTTGCAGATGGGAAAATTGAATTGCCGTCTGTTAAAAAGAGTATGAAACGCTTGTTTTAA
- a CDS encoding stalk domain-containing protein, with protein MKKYILLTLALLLAVSPGVASADYALDLNDENLIAKKDKEKHEDRDQKDREDKEDEEKADDEIEKEEDEEEADDEVEKEDEEEADDEVEKEDEEEADDEVEKEDEEEADDEVEKEDEEEADDEVEKEDENKEELEKLKEEKKQLHEQKKEAEKALKEQIKQERELIKKQFKENKEELKLYAEQLRKEIEAMKEETEAKEELLESVAEFYEEAGELDEAVKAQQEAVEEDLENLDRYKKLAKLMEKKGHKGIKAFVNGKQPNFDVPPVIKEGRTLVPFRAISESLDADVKWNEEERAVYVMKDGIEIKLVIGVKKAYVNGEEVNLDAPADILNQRTVVPLRFISEAFGAKVEWEPETSSVVIVEDEEVTEE; from the coding sequence ATGAAGAAGTATATCTTACTGACGTTAGCTTTGTTGTTAGCTGTATCTCCAGGGGTTGCAAGTGCAGATTATGCGTTAGATTTGAATGACGAGAACTTAATCGCCAAAAAAGATAAAGAAAAGCATGAAGATCGAGATCAAAAAGACAGAGAAGACAAAGAGGATGAAGAGAAAGCCGATGATGAAATAGAGAAGGAAGAGGATGAAGAAGAAGCCGATGATGAAGTAGAGAAGGAAGATGAAGAAGAAGCCGACGATGAAGTAGAGAAGGAGGATGAAGAAGAAGCCGATGATGAAGTAGAGAAGGAAGATGAAGAAGAAGCTGATGATGAAGTAGAGAAGGAAGATGAAGAAGAAGCCGATGATGAAGTAGAGAAAGAAGATGAAAACAAAGAAGAGCTTGAAAAATTGAAAGAAGAAAAGAAACAACTTCACGAACAGAAGAAAGAGGCTGAAAAGGCTCTTAAAGAACAAATTAAACAAGAACGTGAATTAATTAAAAAGCAATTTAAAGAAAACAAAGAAGAGCTTAAATTGTATGCTGAACAATTACGCAAAGAAATTGAGGCAATGAAGGAAGAAACGGAAGCGAAGGAAGAACTGCTAGAATCAGTTGCGGAATTTTATGAAGAAGCAGGCGAATTAGATGAAGCAGTTAAGGCTCAACAAGAAGCAGTAGAAGAAGATTTAGAGAACCTGGATCGATATAAGAAACTCGCAAAATTAATGGAGAAAAAAGGCCATAAGGGCATTAAGGCATTCGTTAACGGAAAACAACCAAACTTTGATGTACCTCCTGTTATTAAAGAAGGCCGTACATTAGTGCCGTTCCGTGCCATTTCAGAATCTTTAGATGCAGATGTAAAATGGAATGAAGAAGAAAGAGCTGTGTATGTCATGAAAGACGGTATTGAAATAAAGCTTGTTATTGGGGTAAAGAAAGCATATGTGAATGGTGAAGAAGTTAACCTTGATGCTCCTGCTGATATTTTGAATCAGCGAACAGTAGTACCATTACGTTTTATTAGTGAAGCATTTGGAGCAAAGGTTGAATGGGAGCCAGAAACAAGCAGTGTTGTCATTGTAGAAGATGAAGAGGTAACAGAAGAATAA
- a CDS encoding acyl-CoA thioesterase, which produces MEAKPCRASLSIKNSHVLPPDTNNHGTLFGGKLMAYIDDIGAIAATRHARSSVVTASTDSVDFLQPVYEGDAICLEAFVTWTHNTSMEVFVKAVTEHLLTGERRVCTTAFLTMVAVDEDNKPIPVPPVYPETEEEKWLFDGGEARAEHRKQRRDNSKELASRFGASLPWDKR; this is translated from the coding sequence ATGGAAGCAAAACCTTGTCGGGCTTCATTATCAATTAAGAATTCACATGTGCTTCCTCCTGATACAAATAATCATGGGACATTATTCGGGGGAAAATTAATGGCGTATATTGATGATATCGGTGCGATTGCTGCCACTCGCCATGCCAGAAGTAGTGTTGTTACGGCTTCAACTGATTCCGTTGATTTTTTACAGCCAGTGTATGAAGGAGATGCAATTTGCCTCGAGGCATTTGTGACGTGGACACATAATACATCAATGGAAGTGTTTGTGAAGGCTGTTACTGAACACCTTCTTACTGGAGAGCGGCGAGTATGTACAACGGCATTTTTAACAATGGTGGCGGTTGATGAAGATAATAAACCTATACCTGTCCCGCCTGTATATCCTGAAACAGAGGAGGAAAAGTGGCTATTTGATGGTGGGGAAGCTAGGGCAGAACATCGTAAGCAACGCAGAGACAATTCCAAAGAGCTTGCAAGCCGCTTTGGAGCGAGCCTACCTTGGGATAAAAGATAA
- a CDS encoding BCCT family transporter translates to MDNKPEYHNPVFWVSVIVTTAFVIWGALSPDSLSNQATKLFNFTTINFGWLYLVSVLFFVLFLLYLAFSKYGKIRLGHDDERPEYSFFTWIGMLFSAGFGVGLVFWGVAEPMEHFMNPPLKEMDPQTPESARLAMRYSFFHWGVHQWSVFTVVGLALAYLQFRKNQKSLISESFRVFSKTNSKPKFSKTIDTLAVIATVTGVATSLGLGIMQINGGMHYVFDTPNSAVSQIVITVILTVLYTISSTSGLDKGIKILSNVNLALALGLMLLFLFLGPTVFILNSLVVGIGDYIQHFFEMSLRLTPYQGGGKWIRDWTIFYWAWVIAWSPFVGSFVARVSRGRTVREFIIGTMIIPPALAAVWMAIFGGTALHMDLFKGTKIAEAVQNDVTTALFETFSYFPFDTVLSVLAITLIFTFLITSADSATFVLGMMTSKGTLHPNMPVKMIWGVLQASIAIVLIISSGLQGLQTASLVTALPFTIILIFMCFSIYKYFKQEPHIPKRQRVKKHKKKAETEAVE, encoded by the coding sequence ATGGACAACAAACCAGAGTATCATAATCCCGTTTTTTGGGTATCTGTTATTGTAACCACTGCTTTCGTCATTTGGGGAGCGCTCTCTCCGGATAGCTTATCTAATCAAGCTACGAAATTATTTAATTTTACAACTATTAACTTTGGGTGGTTATACTTAGTATCTGTATTATTCTTTGTGCTCTTTTTACTTTATTTAGCCTTTAGTAAGTATGGCAAGATAAGACTTGGTCATGATGATGAACGGCCGGAGTATTCATTTTTCACGTGGATCGGCATGTTGTTCAGCGCAGGTTTTGGAGTAGGTCTTGTTTTTTGGGGTGTCGCTGAGCCAATGGAACATTTCATGAATCCACCGCTGAAAGAAATGGACCCGCAAACTCCAGAGAGTGCTAGATTAGCAATGAGATATTCTTTCTTTCACTGGGGTGTCCATCAATGGTCAGTCTTTACTGTTGTAGGTCTAGCTCTTGCTTACCTTCAATTTCGTAAGAATCAAAAGAGCTTAATTAGTGAGTCATTCCGCGTATTCTCAAAAACAAACTCGAAACCGAAATTTAGTAAAACAATTGATACACTAGCAGTTATTGCAACTGTTACAGGTGTTGCAACATCACTTGGGCTTGGAATTATGCAGATTAATGGCGGGATGCATTATGTATTTGACACGCCAAATTCTGCTGTCTCTCAAATCGTTATTACGGTTATTCTAACGGTTTTATATACGATATCTTCAACTTCAGGCCTTGATAAAGGAATCAAAATTTTAAGTAATGTGAACTTAGCATTAGCTCTTGGATTAATGCTCCTATTCCTATTCTTAGGTCCAACCGTCTTTATCCTAAATAGCTTAGTTGTTGGAATCGGTGATTATATTCAACATTTCTTTGAAATGAGTCTTCGTCTCACCCCTTATCAAGGCGGAGGAAAGTGGATTCGAGACTGGACAATTTTCTACTGGGCATGGGTCATAGCATGGTCTCCATTCGTCGGCTCATTCGTAGCTCGTGTTTCAAGAGGGCGTACAGTTCGTGAGTTTATCATTGGGACGATGATTATCCCACCAGCTCTTGCTGCAGTTTGGATGGCAATCTTTGGAGGAACAGCCCTCCATATGGACTTATTTAAAGGAACGAAAATTGCTGAAGCTGTTCAGAACGATGTGACAACAGCCTTATTCGAAACATTCTCTTATTTCCCATTTGATACAGTTCTTTCTGTATTGGCAATTACATTGATTTTTACTTTCTTAATCACATCAGCAGACTCTGCAACATTTGTGTTAGGAATGATGACATCAAAAGGGACCCTTCACCCTAATATGCCAGTTAAAATGATTTGGGGTGTCTTACAAGCATCGATTGCAATAGTTTTAATTATTAGCAGTGGTTTACAAGGCTTACAAACTGCTTCACTTGTAACAGCCTTGCCGTTTACGATTATTTTGATCTTTATGTGCTTTTCCATTTATAAATACTTTAAGCAAGAACCTCATATACCAAAACGTCAAAGAGTTAAAAAACATAAAAAGAAAGCAGAAACAGAAGCCGTTGAATAA
- a CDS encoding sodium:proton antiporter, with product MDSMLFNFMVIGTLGVGSQWLAWRFRMPAIVVMSIAGLLAGPILGIINPKEDFGDLFKPIISVAVAIILFEGSLNLDMKEVRGLGRPVFRIVTFGATLAWLLGSLAAHYVAGLSWAVAFVIGGLFIVTGPTVILPLLRQAKLKPRPAKILKWEGIIVDPFGALLAVFAYEIIKFLVLEEEKISSLFLFFLASLFAIILGYALGKGIGMMFEKGYVPEYLKSPVVFTVVIICFTAADEVAHETGLLAVTAMGMTLANMHIASIGDMRHFKENISVLLISAIFVMLTASLTQKTLLEIFHWEIIAFVLLMLFVVRPLSVFISTIGTDLTFKEKVLIGWIAPRGIVALTVAGYFASALLGSGFEDASILMSLTFALVFATVCAHGFSISIIAKKLGLANDEQPGVIIVGGSSFSTGLAKVLQEMKIPVLISDSSWQRLLPARKAGLPSYRGEILSEQTEYHLDMTPYEYIISATELDSYNALVCTTFVPSFGRNNLFQLSLRNEHGDDLEDLVYTIGGRILFNKDSSWEELNKRIESGFIFRKTNLTGKYRFKDYLADCGPQTTLLFIKKESGKIQFFTQEIDIKGEPGDVIVSLMPPSKEYKKINERLEEQRRQSSEAN from the coding sequence ATGGATTCAATGCTATTTAACTTTATGGTCATTGGAACCCTTGGTGTTGGATCACAGTGGCTTGCTTGGCGTTTTCGTATGCCTGCCATTGTTGTCATGTCCATAGCCGGTCTTCTTGCCGGGCCGATTCTTGGAATTATTAATCCAAAAGAAGACTTTGGAGATTTATTTAAACCGATTATTTCGGTTGCTGTTGCGATTATTTTATTTGAGGGCAGTTTGAACCTTGATATGAAGGAAGTGCGTGGCTTAGGTCGTCCTGTATTTCGAATTGTTACCTTTGGTGCAACGCTGGCATGGCTGCTTGGATCATTGGCTGCTCATTATGTTGCCGGACTATCCTGGGCTGTGGCTTTTGTCATTGGTGGATTGTTTATTGTAACAGGTCCAACTGTTATTTTGCCTTTATTACGACAAGCAAAGCTGAAGCCTCGTCCAGCAAAAATTTTAAAGTGGGAAGGAATCATTGTTGATCCATTCGGCGCTTTGCTTGCTGTTTTTGCATATGAAATTATTAAGTTTTTAGTGCTTGAAGAAGAAAAAATAAGCAGTCTCTTTCTTTTCTTCCTTGCTTCATTATTTGCAATTATCTTAGGTTATGCTTTGGGTAAAGGCATAGGCATGATGTTTGAAAAAGGCTATGTGCCGGAGTACTTGAAATCACCTGTTGTTTTTACAGTTGTTATTATTTGTTTTACTGCTGCCGATGAAGTAGCACATGAAACTGGGCTGCTTGCAGTAACTGCGATGGGAATGACACTTGCTAATATGCATATTGCTTCAATTGGTGATATGCGTCATTTCAAAGAAAACATTTCCGTTTTGCTTATTTCGGCAATTTTTGTCATGTTGACGGCTTCATTGACGCAAAAGACATTGCTTGAAATTTTTCATTGGGAAATTATTGCTTTTGTGTTGCTGATGCTATTTGTTGTACGTCCATTATCCGTATTTATATCGACGATTGGCACAGATTTGACCTTCAAAGAAAAAGTGTTGATTGGCTGGATTGCGCCCCGGGGGATTGTGGCGCTCACTGTGGCGGGGTACTTTGCCAGTGCCTTGCTCGGTTCAGGATTTGAAGATGCTTCAATTCTTATGTCACTTACATTTGCTCTTGTATTTGCAACAGTATGCGCCCATGGCTTTTCAATTAGTATTATTGCGAAGAAGCTTGGACTTGCGAATGATGAACAACCAGGCGTTATTATTGTAGGGGGAAGTAGCTTCAGTACAGGGTTAGCTAAGGTGCTGCAAGAAATGAAAATCCCAGTGCTGATTTCTGATTCTTCATGGCAACGGCTTCTTCCAGCTCGAAAAGCTGGTCTACCTTCATACCGTGGAGAGATTTTATCAGAGCAAACTGAGTATCATCTAGATATGACCCCATATGAGTATATTATCTCTGCTACAGAGCTTGATTCATACAATGCGCTTGTCTGTACGACTTTTGTTCCTTCTTTCGGGCGCAACAACTTATTTCAATTAAGTCTGCGTAATGAACACGGCGATGATCTTGAGGACCTTGTTTATACAATTGGTGGGAGAATTCTCTTTAATAAAGACTCCTCATGGGAAGAGCTTAATAAGCGAATTGAAAGCGGGTTTATCTTTCGCAAAACAAATCTAACAGGGAAGTACAGGTTCAAAGATTATTTAGCTGATTGCGGACCGCAAACAACCTTGTTATTTATTAAGAAGGAATCTGGTAAAATACAATTTTTCACGCAGGAAATTGATATAAAAGGTGAACCAGGTGATGTGATTGTAAGCCTAATGCCACCAAGTAAAGAATACAAGAAAATAAATGAACGATTAGAAGAGCAACGACGACAATCGTCAGAAGCTAATTAA
- a CDS encoding methylated-DNA--[protein]-cysteine S-methyltransferase, which produces MKKYYAYQHSPIGLIEICTNESVLLSVDFVEKKQSSAANPPLILENAYQQLQEYFRAERKTFDLEVALDGTDFQKKVWNGLRDIPYGEVWSYKKLATNIGNEKAVRAVGNANSKNLISIIIPCHRVIGANGTLTGYAGGLDRKKWLLEHEKSI; this is translated from the coding sequence ATGAAGAAATATTACGCTTATCAACATTCTCCAATCGGGTTAATTGAAATTTGTACGAATGAGAGTGTTCTTTTATCTGTAGACTTTGTAGAAAAGAAGCAAAGTTCAGCTGCAAATCCTCCGCTTATTTTGGAGAATGCCTATCAACAGCTTCAAGAATATTTTCGTGCTGAACGGAAGACCTTTGATTTAGAAGTTGCTTTGGACGGTACAGATTTCCAAAAGAAAGTGTGGAATGGGTTAAGAGATATTCCTTATGGAGAAGTATGGTCCTATAAGAAGCTTGCGACAAATATAGGAAATGAGAAAGCTGTCAGGGCAGTAGGAAATGCAAACAGTAAAAACTTAATCAGTATCATTATTCCGTGTCATCGTGTTATTGGTGCTAACGGAACATTAACAGGATATGCCGGGGGCCTTGACCGTAAGAAATGGTTGCTGGAACACGAAAAAAGTATATAA
- a CDS encoding class I SAM-dependent methyltransferase, with the protein MLALFFEQFAKPRGWFGWIIGKVLATSNQDINEWTISLLDIQQNDNILEIGYGPGKAIQYINDSFPTVFIAGIDYSDVMFEQAKNENHKGIEEGKIDLYQGDVKDLPNFGCKFNKVFSVNNYTLWEDNMTCLRNIHAMLQPKGQIAITLQPRAKGATDNTTEKVGDKIMNDLIMAGFSDVKLKIKETKPTDTVSVIGKKD; encoded by the coding sequence TTGTTAGCACTATTCTTTGAGCAATTCGCAAAGCCAAGAGGCTGGTTTGGCTGGATTATTGGCAAAGTGCTTGCAACAAGTAATCAAGACATAAATGAATGGACAATTTCACTCTTGGACATCCAACAAAATGACAATATTCTCGAAATCGGTTATGGACCTGGTAAAGCAATTCAATATATCAATGATTCTTTCCCGACTGTTTTCATTGCTGGCATTGATTATTCAGATGTGATGTTTGAGCAAGCAAAGAATGAAAACCATAAAGGAATTGAAGAAGGAAAAATTGATTTGTATCAAGGAGACGTGAAGGACCTTCCTAACTTCGGATGCAAGTTCAATAAAGTATTTTCAGTTAATAACTATACTCTATGGGAAGACAACATGACGTGCCTTAGAAATATACACGCTATGTTGCAGCCAAAAGGCCAGATCGCCATCACTCTTCAGCCCCGCGCCAAGGGTGCAACAGATAACACGACCGAAAAAGTTGGCGATAAAATTATGAATGATTTAATCATGGCTGGTTTCTCTGACGTTAAATTAAAAATTAAAGAAACAAAACCAACAGATACTGTTTCCGTAATTGGGAAAAAAGATTAA
- a CDS encoding MFS transporter yields MQTNETVDLELDAGQKKRLIILICTILAFSVMNGTMFNVAIPDISDTFQLKPSEVSWVMTGYILIFSIGSLMYGKLADIYPIRTLLTIGIALFSTGAFIGFLSPNYGTLVVARVLQAIGGATIPALSFLIPARFLPKERGRVFGIVSSTVAFASGIGPILGGVVTSLLNWRFLFLLSVAASFAIPLFRKWLPQEEKREGKIDYIGAALLAIAVANLLFFITTFLWYTAVTSAVFMGLFVWRTISVDEPFIQPEILKNIRYSTTVFTSFLSIAVLFGLIFVIPIMLADLYGFTAFQIGLVLFPGAMTSAFIGQVGGKIIDEKGGVPVVKAALMLIGTGTILISTFAGASAWVIATCLLISYLGFPLIQSSTADLLSSVLPDKQNGVGIGLFNLLNFLAGALSSAILGKVLDSKSVEISLNPLSASGENVIYSNVFLILTTIAVIALTTFTIMFIKTERKHNQVQNNFS; encoded by the coding sequence ATGCAGACCAATGAAACGGTTGATTTAGAACTTGATGCCGGGCAAAAGAAACGTCTTATTATCTTAATTTGTACGATTCTTGCCTTTTCAGTTATGAACGGTACGATGTTTAACGTAGCCATACCCGATATCTCAGATACTTTTCAATTAAAACCGTCAGAAGTTAGCTGGGTCATGACGGGCTATATCTTAATCTTTTCAATTGGTTCCTTAATGTACGGAAAGCTTGCAGATATCTATCCAATTCGTACATTGTTAACAATTGGAATTGCACTATTTTCTACCGGTGCTTTCATCGGCTTTCTTTCGCCTAACTATGGCACATTAGTTGTTGCACGTGTCTTACAAGCAATCGGAGGAGCAACGATTCCAGCGTTGTCTTTTTTGATCCCGGCACGTTTTTTACCTAAGGAAAGAGGGCGTGTCTTCGGAATTGTTTCTTCAACCGTCGCTTTCGCTTCTGGTATCGGGCCGATTCTCGGTGGCGTTGTAACAAGCCTGTTAAACTGGCGCTTTTTATTCTTACTATCAGTGGCTGCTTCATTTGCGATTCCATTATTCCGCAAATGGCTTCCACAAGAAGAGAAACGTGAAGGAAAGATTGATTATATCGGGGCTGCCTTATTAGCAATTGCTGTCGCGAATTTATTGTTTTTTATTACGACCTTTTTATGGTATACAGCAGTAACTTCTGCAGTATTTATGGGACTATTTGTATGGAGAACCATCTCAGTTGATGAACCATTTATTCAACCTGAAATTTTAAAAAATATACGCTATTCAACAACCGTGTTCACAAGCTTCTTAAGTATTGCTGTGTTATTTGGCTTAATCTTTGTGATTCCGATTATGCTAGCGGACTTATATGGATTCACAGCCTTCCAAATTGGATTGGTGTTATTTCCAGGAGCAATGACCTCTGCTTTTATTGGACAAGTTGGCGGGAAAATTATTGATGAAAAAGGCGGCGTTCCTGTCGTTAAAGCAGCTTTAATGTTAATTGGCACTGGAACTATTCTCATTTCAACCTTCGCAGGCGCTTCTGCATGGGTCATTGCAACGTGCTTGCTTATTTCATACCTTGGCTTTCCGCTTATCCAAAGCTCGACGGCAGATTTACTTTCATCTGTCTTACCCGACAAGCAAAACGGCGTTGGGATCGGTTTATTTAACTTATTAAACTTTCTTGCTGGTGCGCTAAGCAGTGCTATCTTGGGAAAAGTTTTAGACTCCAAATCAGTGGAAATAAGCTTAAATCCGTTATCTGCTAGCGGAGAGAATGTCATCTACAGCAATGTATTTCTCATTCTGACGACAATTGCCGTTATCGCTTTAACAACTTTTACGATTATGTTCATTAAAACCGAACGAAAACACAATCAAGTTCAAAATAACTTTTCTTAA
- a CDS encoding DUF2892 domain-containing protein, with protein sequence MPKNIGKTDKLIRIVLGLVLLSLFFIADSAVKYVGFVGVILLLTSFINFCPLYTLFGLNTCKNKSC encoded by the coding sequence ATGCCAAAAAATATAGGTAAAACGGATAAGCTGATTCGTATTGTATTAGGTCTTGTACTTCTTTCTTTATTTTTTATTGCGGATTCTGCTGTAAAGTATGTAGGCTTTGTTGGCGTCATTCTGCTTCTTACTTCGTTTATTAACTTCTGCCCTCTTTACACATTATTTGGTCTAAACACATGCAAAAATAAAAGCTGTTAA
- a CDS encoding gamma-type small acid-soluble spore protein: MQDNQQDRIASSGTNIDAVKRQNERSGMSYNEVKELLAKTTGGHGTEIYSDTNIEAVRKNVQQSMSHKHS, encoded by the coding sequence TTGCAAGATAACCAACAAGACCGCATCGCTTCTTCTGGTACAAATATTGACGCAGTAAAAAGGCAAAATGAACGCTCTGGCATGAGTTACAACGAAGTAAAAGAGTTACTTGCCAAAACAACCGGCGGCCACGGTACAGAAATATATAGCGACACAAATATTGAAGCTGTTCGAAAGAATGTCCAACAATCAATGTCTCATAAGCATTCCTAA